One stretch of Juglans microcarpa x Juglans regia isolate MS1-56 chromosome 3D, Jm3101_v1.0, whole genome shotgun sequence DNA includes these proteins:
- the LOC121254950 gene encoding coatomer subunit delta-like, translated as MVVLAASIVSKSGKVLVSRQFVDMSRIRIEGLLAAFPKLVGTGKQHTYVETENVRYVYQPIEALYLLLVTNKQSNILEDLETLRLLSKLVPEYSFSLDEEGICKTAFELIFAFDEVISLGHNENVTVAQVKQYCEMESHEEKLHKLVLQSKINETKDIMKRKASEIDKSKIERNRGDKGGFMSLQSMGSGRIESSFSDMSISGGGGGFGSGSGFGLSTDVESFSSKSKGRPPSSATAPPKGLGMQLGKSQRTNQFLESLKAEGEVIVEDVQLKAGQSRAAAPPPTDPITLTVEEKLNVTLKRDGGVSNFDVQGTLLLQILNEEDAHIQVQVETGGNPGILFKTHPNMNKELFSNENILGLKDPNRPFPTGQGGDAAGVGLLKWRMQTTDESMVPLTINCWPSVSGNETYVSIEYEASSMFDLQKIVISVPLPALREAPSVRQIDGEWRYDSRNSVLEWSILLIDNSNRSGSLEFVVPPADSSVFFPISVRFSATNTFSDLKVVNVIPLKGGAPPKYSQRTQLITENYQVV; from the exons ATG GTTGTTCTTGCTGCTTCCATTGTGAGCAAGTCTGGGAAAG TGCTTGTTTCGAGGCAGTTTGTGGATATGTCTCGTATAAGAATTGAAGGTCTTCTTGCAGCTTTTCCCAAGTTGGTAGGAACTGGAAAACAACACACTTATGTTGAGACAGAAAATGTGCGCTATGTTTACCAGCCAATCGAAGCTTTGTACTTGCTGCTTGTCACAAACAAACAGAGCAACATCCTTGAAGATTTGGAAACTTTGAGGCTCCTCTCTAAGCTT GTACCTGAATATTCTTTTTCTCTAGATGAAGAGGGTATTTGCAAGACAGCTTTTGAGCTGATTTTTGCTTTTGACGAAGTCATCTCTCTTGGGCACAACGAAAATGTAACTGTTGCACAGGTTAAGCAGTACTGTGAGATGGAGAGTCATGAAGAGAAGCTACACAAGCTGGTGTTACAgagcaaaatcaatgaaaccAAGGATATTATGAAGCGCAAAGCTAGTGAGATTGACAAAAGCAAG ATTGAAAGGAACAGAGGTGATAAAGGAGGGTTTATGTCTTTACAGTCAATGGGCTCTGGAAGAATTGAGAGTAGCTTTAGTGATATGAGCATATCTGGTGGTGGAGGCGGTTTTGGAAGTGGTTCTGGCTTTGGACTAAGCACTGATGTTGAATCCTTTTCTAGCAAGTCAAAAG GTCGTCCACCTTCATCTGCCACTGCCCCTCCAAAAGGTCTTGGCATGCAGCTTGGTAAATCTCAAAGGACAAACCAGTTCTTGGAATCATTGAAAGCAGAAGGTGAAGTAATTGTTGAGGATGTGCAGCTTAAAGCTGGCCAGTCCAGAGCAGCTGCTCCACCACCAACTGATCCCATCACGTTGACTGTTGAGGAGAAACTCAATGTGACACTGAAACGAGATGGTGGAGTTAGTAACTTTGATGTTCAAGGCACATTGTTACTTCAAATTCTTAATGAAGAAGATGCACATATCCAAGTTCAG GTTGAAACTGGTGGGAATCCGGGCATCCTTTTCAAGACACACCCTAACATGAACaaagaattattttctaatgaAAATATTCTAGGCCTTAAGGACCCAAATAGGCCTTTTCCCACTGGTCAGGGTGGTGATGCAGCTGGCGTTGGTCTGTTGAAGTGGAGAATGCAAACTACAGATGAGTCAATGGTTCCATTGACAA TCAACTGCTGGCCCTCTGTTTCTGGAAATGAAACTTATGTTAGCATTGAATATGAAGCTTCATCAATGTTTGATCTACAAAAAATTGTGATCTCGGTACCTCTTCCAGCTCTTCGAGAGGCACCAAGTGTTAGGCAGATTGATGGGGAATGGAG ATATGATTCAAGGAATTCTGTTTTGGAGTGGTCCATTCTTCTTATTGACAATTCAAACCGCAG TGGATCGTTAGAGTTTGTTGTTCCCCCGGCAGACTCATCTGTATTTTTCCCCATTTCTGTGCGTTTCTCAGCTACTAACACATTCAGTGACCTAAAG GTTGTAAATGTCATACCTCTAAAGGGTGGAGCCCCTCCCAAGTATTCCCAGAGAACACAGTTGATCACAGAGAATTACCAAGTGGTGTGA
- the LOC121256383 gene encoding uncharacterized protein LOC121256383: MKKRTVYAWGVAILSFLVLMVVTPAIPQSQAYHDFADQREFFGIPNTLNVVSNFPFLVAGVIGLVLCYYGNYFRLSLQGELWGWTCFYIGVAAVAFGSSYYHLKPNDARLVWDRLPMTIAFTSIMAIFIIERIDERKGTFSIIPLLMAGIISILYWRFFDDLRPYAMVQFVPCIIIPVMAILLPPMYTHSAYWLWAAGFYLLAKVEEAADKVIYEWTHHIVSGHTLKHLCAAMVPVFLTLMLAKRSVETERQSLLQTWRISWTKVKENGSKVESYTYSYSTVPVVESG, from the exons ATGAAGAAACGCACCGTTTACGCATGGGGAGTAGCGATCCTGAGCTTCCTCGTGCTGATGGTCGTCACCCCCGCCATTCCTCAGTCTCAAGCTTACCACGATTTCGCTGACCAACGCGAATTCTTCG GTATTCCTAATACACTTAATGTGGTTTCAAATTTTCCTTTCCTAGTTGCTGGTGTGATAGGGCTTGTACTTTGCTACTATGGGAATTATTTTAGGCTGAG CTTGCAAGGTGAGCTTTGGGGTTGGACGTGTTTTTACATTGGTGTTGCTGCTGTTGCTTTTGGATCCTCATACTATCATCTCAAACCAAATGATGCTCGCCTTGTATGGGATCGTCTGCCG ATGACTATTGCCTTCACGTCAATAATGGCGATCTTTATCATCGAAAGGATTGATGAGAGGAAGGGAACATTCTCCATCATTCCACTACTAATGGCAGGCATAATAAGCATATTGTATTGGAG GTTTTTTGATGATCTCCGCCCATATGCCATGGTCCAGTTTGTCCCTTGCATTATCATTCCTGTGATGGCTATCTTGTTGCCTCCAATGTACACACATTCTGCGTACTGGCTTTGGGCTGCAG GATTTTATCTCCTAGCTAAAGTGGAAGAAGCAGCGGATAAAGTGATTTACGAATGGACTCATCATATTGTCAGTGGGCACACGCTCAAGCATTTGTGTGCTGCTATGGTTCCTGTGTTCTTGACACTTATGCTTGCAAAGAGGAGTGTTGAAACAGAGAG GCAAAGTCTGCTCCAGACGTGGAGGATTTCGTGGACTAAGGTCAAAGAAAATGGATCCAAGGTGGAGAGTTACACTTATTCATACTCGACCGTACCAGTTGTTGAATCAggttga